A part of Tardiphaga sp. vice304 genomic DNA contains:
- a CDS encoding 3-hydroxyacyl-ACP dehydratase FabZ family protein, giving the protein MNLEYFHLIDRITDLDVGERRITVEAIVPHKSTIFEGHFPGYPLMPGVLLIEAMAQTSGWLLIALNKFERMPFLAAVQEAKMRTFITPGEVLTIDATLAHDGSGFARTDVKIKAAGKLACNATLTFRIVPFPHPDLRGHMDIMAKRIGFPTEAIAQGTAEGTAEGTQHG; this is encoded by the coding sequence ATGAACCTCGAATATTTTCACCTGATTGACCGCATCACCGATCTCGATGTCGGTGAGCGCCGGATCACCGTTGAAGCGATCGTGCCCCACAAGAGCACGATCTTTGAGGGTCATTTTCCCGGCTATCCCCTGATGCCTGGCGTGTTGCTGATCGAGGCGATGGCGCAGACTTCGGGCTGGCTGCTGATCGCCTTGAACAAGTTCGAACGGATGCCGTTTCTGGCGGCGGTGCAGGAGGCCAAGATGCGGACCTTCATCACCCCCGGAGAAGTGCTGACGATCGACGCCACGCTGGCGCATGACGGCTCCGGCTTTGCCCGCACCGACGTGAAGATCAAGGCGGCCGGCAAACTCGCCTGCAATGCCACGCTGACGTTCCGCATCGTGCCGTTCCCGCATCCGGATTTGCGCGGGCACATGGATATCATGGCCAAGCGGATCGGCTTTCCGACCGAGGCGATCGCCCAAGGAACAGCCGAAGGAACCGCCGAAGGAACGCAGCATGGCTGA
- a CDS encoding ATP-binding protein — MTLFTTPASFGRIISVKGSLARVGLLAANQMAPAKARATVGCFVSIRCASSTIIAMITEVSCENMQEPDTYIASASVDLLGEIVGGPDRPKFQRGVTIYPTIGDAVELISNAELRTVYAPTGSDQINVGTLQQDKSVIAYVDVEEMLSKHFAVLGSTGVGKSSGVSLLLNEILRVRPNLRIFLLDVHNEYGRCFGDRALVLNPRNLKLPFWLFNFEEIVDVLFAGRPGVPEELEILGEVIPIAKGVYTQYQNSDRIGLKRIDPKTIGYTADTPVPYRLVDLISLIDERMGKLENRSSRIIYHKLISRIETVRNDPRYAFMFDNANVGGDTMAEVISYLFRLPANGKPMTIMQLAGFPAEVVDSVVSVLCRMAFDFGLWSDGVSPLLFVCEEAHRYASADRNIGFGPTRKAVSRIAKEGRKYGVYLGLVTQRPAELDATIISQCNTLFAMRLANERDQTLLRSAVSDAAANLLSFVPSLGTREVLAFGEGVALPTRLRFKEVPPHQLPRSEATISTVPSVAAGHDMHFVAAVLERWRGATSHRDVPNDPGFTDRPMPRTLETPMLQPSLGLDPDRFSLLKKPLR; from the coding sequence ATGACACTTTTCACTACGCCGGCGTCGTTCGGGCGCATCATATCCGTCAAGGGCTCACTGGCCCGCGTCGGCCTGCTGGCTGCCAACCAGATGGCGCCGGCAAAAGCCCGCGCTACCGTCGGCTGTTTCGTCAGCATTCGCTGCGCAAGTTCGACCATCATCGCCATGATCACCGAGGTATCCTGCGAAAACATGCAGGAACCCGATACCTACATAGCCAGTGCCTCGGTTGACCTGCTCGGCGAGATCGTCGGCGGACCGGACCGCCCCAAGTTCCAGCGCGGCGTCACCATTTATCCGACTATCGGCGACGCCGTCGAACTGATCAGCAATGCGGAACTGCGCACCGTCTATGCACCGACCGGCTCCGACCAGATCAATGTCGGCACGCTGCAGCAGGACAAGTCGGTCATCGCCTATGTCGACGTCGAGGAAATGCTGAGCAAGCACTTTGCCGTGCTGGGCTCCACCGGCGTCGGCAAGTCCTCCGGCGTGTCCCTGCTACTCAACGAAATCCTGCGAGTGCGACCGAACCTTCGCATCTTCCTGCTCGATGTGCACAATGAATATGGCCGCTGCTTCGGTGACCGTGCGCTGGTGCTCAACCCGCGCAATCTGAAGCTGCCGTTCTGGCTGTTCAATTTCGAGGAGATCGTCGACGTGCTGTTCGCCGGCCGCCCCGGCGTGCCGGAAGAGCTGGAAATCCTCGGCGAGGTGATCCCGATCGCCAAGGGCGTCTATACGCAGTACCAGAACTCCGACCGCATCGGCCTGAAGCGGATCGACCCGAAGACGATCGGCTATACCGCCGACACCCCGGTGCCCTATCGCCTCGTCGATCTGATCTCGCTGATCGACGAACGCATGGGCAAGCTGGAGAACCGCTCCTCGCGCATCATCTATCACAAGCTGATCTCGCGCATCGAGACGGTGCGCAACGACCCGCGCTACGCCTTCATGTTCGACAACGCCAATGTCGGCGGCGACACCATGGCGGAAGTGATCTCCTATTTGTTCCGGCTGCCGGCCAACGGCAAGCCGATGACCATCATGCAGCTCGCGGGCTTCCCGGCTGAAGTCGTCGACTCCGTGGTGTCGGTGCTGTGCCGCATGGCGTTCGATTTCGGGCTGTGGAGCGACGGCGTCTCTCCGCTGTTGTTCGTCTGCGAGGAAGCCCATCGCTACGCTTCCGCCGACCGCAACATCGGCTTCGGCCCGACCCGCAAGGCGGTATCGCGGATTGCCAAGGAAGGCCGCAAATACGGCGTCTATCTCGGCTTGGTGACCCAGCGTCCCGCCGAACTCGACGCGACCATTATCTCGCAGTGCAACACGTTATTCGCGATGCGGCTCGCCAACGAGCGCGACCAGACATTGTTGCGCTCTGCCGTGTCGGATGCCGCCGCCAATCTATTGTCTTTCGTGCCCTCGCTCGGCACCCGCGAAGTGCTGGCGTTCGGCGAAGGCGTCGCGCTGCCGACGCGACTGCGGTTCAAGGAAGTGCCGCCGCATCAATTGCCGCGCTCGGAAGCCACGATTTCCACCGTGCCGTCGGTCGCGGCCGGCCACGACATGCATTTCGTCGCCGCGGTGCTGGAACGCTGGCGCGGCGCCACCTCGCACCGCGACGTGCCGAACGATCCCGGCTTCACCGACCGCCCGATGCCGCGCACGCTGGAAACCCCGATGCTGCAGCCGTCGCTCGGCCTCGACCCCGACCGCTTCTCGCTGCTGAAAAAGCCGCTCCGCTAG
- a CDS encoding MgtC/SapB family protein encodes MLDWSEILLRLGIAALAGGALGLNRDLHGKPVGVRTLSLVSIAAAMVMVLADPLRDGGFSDAGSRVIQGILTGIGFLGAGVIFHAEKHVRVRGLTSAACVWLTACIGIVCGAGQWRIVTVALAIAFVVLLIGGPVERRLHRLLGGQPDHDLPADEPQSSASGPHQPGR; translated from the coding sequence ATGCTCGACTGGTCGGAAATCCTGTTGCGGCTCGGCATCGCCGCGCTGGCGGGCGGCGCGCTCGGGCTCAACCGCGACCTGCACGGCAAGCCGGTCGGCGTACGCACGCTGTCGCTGGTCAGCATCGCTGCCGCGATGGTGATGGTGCTGGCCGATCCGCTGCGGGACGGCGGTTTCTCGGATGCCGGCAGCCGCGTCATCCAGGGCATTCTCACCGGCATCGGCTTTCTCGGCGCCGGGGTGATCTTCCATGCCGAAAAGCATGTTCGCGTTCGCGGCCTGACCAGCGCGGCTTGCGTCTGGCTGACGGCCTGTATCGGCATCGTCTGCGGCGCCGGCCAATGGCGCATCGTTACGGTGGCATTGGCCATCGCCTTCGTCGTGCTGCTGATCGGCGGTCCGGTCGAGCGCCGGCTACACCGCCTGCTCGGCGGCCAGCCGGACCACGACCTGCCCGCGGACGAACCTCAGTCCTCCGCTTCCGGACCGCACCAGCCCGGCAGATAG
- a CDS encoding acyl carrier protein gives MSTTFDQVATIIAETCDIPRDTITPESHAIDDLGIDSLDFLDIAFAIDKAFGIKLPLEKWTQEVNDGKATTEQYFVLKNLSARIDELVAAKGA, from the coding sequence ATGTCCACCACATTCGATCAGGTCGCTACAATCATCGCGGAAACCTGCGACATTCCCCGCGACACGATCACGCCGGAGAGCCATGCGATCGACGATCTGGGCATCGACAGCCTGGACTTCCTCGATATCGCCTTCGCCATCGACAAGGCGTTCGGCATCAAGCTGCCGCTGGAAAAATGGACCCAGGAGGTCAACGACGGCAAGGCGACCACCGAACAGTATTTCGTCCTCAAGAACCTCAGCGCCCGCATCGACGAACTGGTCGCGGCCAAGGGCGCGTAA
- a CDS encoding ParB-like protein translates to MPTREPTVQPIPILSLRPTQMTVGMREVKEKRKHWREHRSKRKQAEALGSHMIPVVLGPDHHHYIIDHHHLARALHDEDVKDILVSVVADLTMVDKEAFWGVLDNRRWVYPYDARGVRHHFNDIPKSIAKLKDDPFRSLAGELRRAGGYAKDVTPFSEFLWADLLRRRLSRKDVEADFEKAMEKALALARSRDATYLPGWCGPEAED, encoded by the coding sequence ATGCCAACCCGCGAACCCACGGTACAGCCCATTCCGATCCTGTCGCTGCGCCCGACGCAGATGACCGTGGGCATGCGCGAGGTCAAGGAGAAGCGCAAGCACTGGCGCGAGCACCGGTCGAAGCGCAAGCAGGCGGAGGCCCTGGGGTCGCACATGATTCCGGTCGTGCTCGGGCCGGATCATCACCATTACATCATCGATCACCATCACCTTGCCCGCGCGCTGCATGACGAGGACGTGAAGGACATTCTGGTCAGCGTGGTCGCCGATCTGACGATGGTCGACAAGGAGGCGTTCTGGGGCGTGCTCGACAATCGCCGCTGGGTCTACCCCTATGACGCCCGCGGCGTGCGGCATCATTTCAACGACATCCCGAAATCGATCGCCAAGCTGAAGGACGACCCGTTTCGCAGCCTCGCCGGCGAATTGCGCCGCGCCGGTGGCTACGCCAAGGACGTCACGCCGTTCAGCGAATTCCTGTGGGCCGACCTGTTGCGCCGCCGGCTGTCGCGCAAGGACGTCGAGGCCGATTTCGAGAAGGCCATGGAAAAGGCGCTGGCGCTCGCCAGGAGCCGGGACGCGACCTATCTGCCGGGCTGGTGCGGTCCGGAAGCGGAGGACTGA
- a CDS encoding beta-ketoacyl-ACP synthase, which yields MAETRHAVSEPVEAWITGIGLATSLGEGPDAHWDALNNKRINIDETNFAPYIVHPLAPLSYDSQIPKKGDQRQMEAWQRIGTYAAGLALESAGLKGNKDILSKMDMIVAAGGGERDLAVDSGILNSEGHGATPPGLLNERLMNDLRPTLFLAQLSNLLAGNISIVHGVTGSSRTFMGEEAAGVDAARIALARIAAGQSDVALIGAAHNGERKDLLLLYEFDDFNLKNRFETVWAREQASGFALGSAGAFVVIESRAHAEARGAKPLARLKSVVADQVRRKTPGEVTASLEKLWSKLGSLKSDVAIITGATGAEPATSEERAFLNEHRDVAVRATGTMFGHTLETQFPLGLGLAALAISRGALYPPNDSTGVEIEMTKKPTQIVVIGAGHWRGEGMALVEAID from the coding sequence ATGGCTGAAACGAGACACGCAGTATCCGAACCGGTGGAAGCCTGGATCACCGGCATTGGTCTTGCGACCTCGCTCGGCGAAGGCCCGGACGCCCATTGGGATGCGCTCAACAACAAGCGCATCAACATCGATGAGACGAATTTCGCGCCCTACATCGTGCACCCGCTGGCGCCGCTTTCCTACGACTCGCAGATCCCCAAGAAGGGCGATCAGCGGCAGATGGAAGCCTGGCAGCGCATCGGTACTTACGCCGCCGGCCTGGCACTGGAATCGGCCGGCCTGAAGGGCAACAAGGACATCCTGTCGAAGATGGACATGATCGTCGCGGCCGGTGGCGGCGAGCGCGATCTGGCCGTCGATTCCGGCATCCTGAATTCCGAGGGCCACGGCGCGACGCCGCCCGGCCTGCTCAACGAACGGCTGATGAACGATTTGCGGCCGACGCTGTTCCTGGCGCAGCTGTCCAACCTGCTCGCCGGCAACATCTCGATCGTTCATGGCGTCACCGGATCGTCGCGCACCTTCATGGGCGAGGAAGCCGCCGGCGTCGACGCCGCGCGTATCGCGCTGGCGCGGATTGCCGCCGGACAGAGCGACGTCGCCTTGATCGGTGCGGCGCATAATGGCGAGCGCAAGGACCTGCTGCTGCTGTACGAATTCGACGACTTCAACCTGAAGAACAGGTTCGAGACGGTGTGGGCGCGCGAACAGGCCTCGGGCTTTGCGCTCGGCTCGGCCGGCGCCTTCGTCGTGATCGAATCCCGGGCGCATGCCGAAGCGCGCGGCGCCAAGCCGCTGGCGCGTCTGAAGAGCGTCGTCGCCGACCAGGTCCGCCGCAAGACGCCGGGCGAAGTCACGGCGTCGCTGGAGAAGCTGTGGTCCAAGCTCGGCTCACTGAAGAGTGATGTCGCGATCATCACCGGCGCGACCGGCGCAGAGCCTGCGACCTCGGAAGAGCGCGCGTTCCTGAACGAGCATCGCGACGTCGCGGTGCGCGCCACCGGCACGATGTTCGGCCATACGCTGGAGACGCAGTTTCCGCTCGGCCTCGGGCTCGCCGCGCTGGCGATCTCGCGCGGTGCGCTGTATCCGCCGAACGATTCGACGGGCGTCGAGATTGAAATGACGAAGAAGCCCACC
- a CDS encoding peroxidase-related enzyme (This protein belongs to a clade of uncharacterized proteins related to peroxidases such as the alkylhydroperoxidase AhpD.), with the protein MTQPNRFPVPAIDTLPDDIRTRILAVQEKSGFVPNVFLSLAGRPDEFRAFFAYHDALMDKDGGLTKAEREMIVVATSAANQCHYCVVAHGAILRIRAKNPEIADQIAINYRRADITPRQRAMLDFAMKVSRSAETIGESDFAEVAGQGFSDDDIWDITAIAAFFALSNRMANVTGMKPNAEFYMMGRLPK; encoded by the coding sequence ATGACCCAGCCCAATCGTTTTCCCGTGCCTGCGATCGACACCCTGCCCGACGATATCCGCACGCGGATTCTGGCGGTGCAGGAAAAGTCCGGCTTCGTGCCCAACGTATTCCTGTCGCTGGCCGGGCGGCCGGATGAATTCCGCGCCTTCTTCGCCTATCACGACGCGCTGATGGACAAGGATGGCGGGCTGACCAAGGCCGAGCGCGAGATGATCGTGGTCGCGACCTCCGCCGCCAACCAGTGCCATTACTGCGTGGTGGCACACGGCGCGATCCTGCGGATCCGCGCCAAGAATCCGGAGATCGCCGATCAGATCGCGATCAACTATCGCCGGGCCGACATCACGCCGCGGCAGCGCGCAATGCTGGACTTCGCCATGAAGGTCAGCCGCTCTGCTGAAACCATCGGTGAATCGGATTTCGCCGAGGTCGCCGGCCAAGGCTTCAGCGATGACGACATCTGGGACATCACCGCCATTGCCGCGTTCTTCGCGCTGTCGAACCGGATGGCCAACGTCACCGGCATGAAGCCGAACGCAGAATTCTACATGATGGGCCGGCTGCCGAAATAA